A DNA window from Hevea brasiliensis isolate MT/VB/25A 57/8 chromosome 2, ASM3005281v1, whole genome shotgun sequence contains the following coding sequences:
- the LOC131177885 gene encoding uncharacterized protein LOC131177885 encodes MASVNNDIDKATTLLEEMISTGNSMEKEEATNLPNCDDFRCNHKQLKDVHIACGHRLSNAAAAHKKPILGQLRSLTVKPEWEEQDVYSSHRRNALRMMRSTAWHSMAATNAFLRGDHFSAHQHSSKARKEWLDAERLNAKAAKEILSIRNSENDPWTLDLHGLHAAEAIKALQTHLNKIETLLKNQPVSYGPFISIDVENLDKQQTRFRQRTASLQVITGVGNHSRGQAVLPTAVRSFLSENRYDFDEARPGVISVRPKFCHR; translated from the exons ATGGCCTCTGTGAATAATGATATTGATAAGGCCACAACTTTGTTAGAAGAGATGATTTCTACTGGCAACTCTATGGAGAAGGAGGAAGCAACGAATTTACCTAATTGTGATGATTTTCGAT GTAATCACAAACAATTGAAGGATGTGCATATTGCCTGTGGACATAGGCTCTCCAACGCTGCTGCTGCACACAAGAAACCAATTCTAGGGCAGTTGAGGTCCTTGACTGTTAAGCCTGAGTGGGAAGAGCAAGATGTTTACTCGAGCCATCGAAGAAACGCACTAAGGATGATGAGGTCGACAgcttggcactccat GGCAGCCACTAATGCCTTTCTGAGAGGAGATCATTTTTCTGCCCACCAGCACTCATCAAAGGCTCGTAAAGAATGGTTGGATGCAGAAAGACTCAATGCTAAGGCAGCTAAGGAAATTTTGAGCATAAGAAATAGTGAAAATGATCCATGGACGTTGGATTTGCATGGTCTTCACGCAGCAGAGGCTATTAAAGCCTTGCAAACACATCTGAACAAAATTGAGACCCTTCTAAAGAATCAACCAGTATCCTATGGGCCCTTTATTAGCATAGACGTGGAGAACTTGGACAAACAACAGACGAGATTTAGGCAAAGAACAGCATCATTACAAGTAATTACAGGTGTAGGCAATCACAGTAGAGGTCAAGCTGTACTCCCAACAGCGGTGAGAAGTTTCCTTAGTGAAAACAGATATGACTTTGATGAAGCAAGGCCAGGTGTAATTTCTGTTCGCCCTAAATTCTGTCACAGGTGA